Proteins co-encoded in one uncultured Draconibacterium sp. genomic window:
- the pcaF gene encoding 3-oxoadipyl-CoA thiolase → MNDVFICDAIRTPVGKYGGSLSAIRADDLAAIPIKTLLERNDQIEPAAFDDVLMGCANQAGEDNRNIARMALLLAGMPETVPGVTVNRLCSSGMEAIGMAARAIKAGEAELMIAGGAENMSRSPLVMPKATQAFSRNAEIYDSTIGWRFVNEKFQKKYGTDPLICTAENLATEFNISREDQDQFAHNSQLKTADAQQNGALAREIIPVSIPQRKGNAVIFEKDEHPRLTSLEKLATLNPVYGPGTTVTAGNASGINDGAAAVIVASEAAVKKFNLTPKVRILGTQAAGVPPRTMGIGPVPATNKLLKRLGMTLDQMDIIELNEAFAAQSLACIREFGLIDDDPRLNPLGGAIALGHPLGMSGARLVTTAIYQLQNSNSKYALCTMCVGVGQGLSMILEKV, encoded by the coding sequence ATGAATGATGTTTTTATTTGCGATGCAATACGCACGCCGGTTGGGAAATATGGAGGTTCGCTGTCTGCGATCAGGGCAGATGATCTGGCGGCAATTCCTATAAAAACTTTGTTGGAACGAAACGATCAGATCGAGCCGGCAGCTTTTGATGATGTCTTAATGGGATGTGCCAACCAGGCCGGAGAAGATAACCGAAACATCGCTCGGATGGCTCTGCTTTTAGCAGGAATGCCGGAGACGGTTCCGGGAGTAACGGTCAATCGTTTGTGTTCTTCGGGGATGGAAGCTATTGGAATGGCAGCACGGGCCATAAAAGCCGGCGAGGCTGAACTGATGATTGCCGGCGGAGCCGAAAATATGTCGCGATCTCCACTGGTGATGCCAAAAGCAACACAGGCTTTTTCCCGAAATGCGGAAATCTATGATTCCACCATCGGCTGGCGTTTTGTGAACGAGAAGTTTCAGAAAAAATATGGAACAGATCCGCTGATTTGTACGGCCGAAAATTTGGCAACAGAATTCAATATTAGTCGCGAAGATCAGGATCAGTTTGCACACAATAGTCAGTTAAAAACTGCTGACGCACAACAAAACGGGGCACTGGCCCGGGAAATTATTCCGGTTTCAATTCCGCAACGAAAAGGCAATGCGGTAATTTTTGAAAAGGACGAACACCCGAGGCTGACATCGCTGGAAAAACTGGCAACCCTAAATCCGGTTTATGGCCCGGGAACAACAGTAACTGCAGGCAATGCTTCGGGTATTAACGACGGGGCAGCGGCTGTAATTGTAGCTTCAGAAGCTGCAGTTAAGAAGTTCAACCTAACGCCGAAAGTCCGGATTCTGGGAACTCAGGCAGCCGGTGTGCCACCACGGACCATGGGAATTGGCCCGGTACCGGCCACCAACAAGCTTTTGAAACGATTGGGAATGACTCTGGACCAAATGGATATAATCGAATTAAATGAAGCATTTGCAGCTCAATCCCTGGCCTGCATTCGCGAGTTTGGCCTGATAGACGATGATCCGCGTTTGAATCCGCTGGGCGGAGCAATTGCACTCGGACATCCGCTTGGAATGTCCGGAGCGCGTTTGGTTACAACAGCAATTTATCAGTTGCAAAATTCAAACTCAAAATATGCGCTTTGCACCATGTGTGTTGGAGTTGGTCAGGGGCTTTCAATGATTTTGGAAAAGGTTTAA
- a CDS encoding 3-oxoacid CoA-transferase subunit A — protein sequence MINKIVNSAKEAVAGIFDGATVMISGFGEAGSPVELIHALVDQGAKDLTVVSNNAGSGHVGLAALIENRQVKKILCSFPRTAISVVFPEFYRAGEIELELVPQGTLAERIRAGGAGVPAFYTPTTVNTSLAEGKEVREFDGRQYVMEKAIQADFALVKCAAADKYGNLIYNKTARNFGPVMCMAAKQTIVQARQVVELGSIDPENVITPGIFVHRVVEISNPADESKLVAENVKYHGIRQ from the coding sequence ATGATTAACAAGATCGTGAATTCGGCAAAAGAAGCGGTTGCCGGAATTTTCGACGGAGCAACCGTAATGATCAGCGGTTTTGGTGAAGCCGGCAGCCCGGTGGAATTGATTCATGCACTGGTCGACCAGGGGGCAAAAGATCTGACCGTGGTGAGTAATAATGCAGGGAGCGGACATGTTGGGCTGGCAGCACTTATTGAAAACCGTCAGGTGAAAAAGATTCTCTGCTCGTTTCCACGTACTGCTATTTCTGTTGTTTTTCCGGAGTTTTACCGGGCCGGCGAAATTGAACTGGAACTGGTGCCACAGGGAACGCTAGCTGAACGCATTCGTGCAGGCGGCGCAGGAGTTCCGGCATTTTATACACCCACAACAGTGAATACTTCTTTGGCTGAAGGTAAAGAAGTACGCGAATTCGACGGTAGACAATATGTTATGGAAAAAGCTATTCAGGCTGATTTTGCCTTGGTGAAATGTGCCGCCGCCGATAAATACGGAAATCTGATTTACAATAAAACAGCCCGCAACTTTGGGCCGGTTATGTGTATGGCTGCCAAACAAACTATCGTGCAGGCAAGGCAGGTGGTTGAACTTGGAAGTATTGATCCTGAAAACGTAATAACACCCGGAATTTTTGTTCATCGCGTTGTAGAGATTTCTAATCCCGCTGATGAATCAAAACTGGTTGCCGAAAATGTGAAGTACCATGGAATCAGACAATAA
- a CDS encoding 3-oxoacid CoA-transferase subunit B produces the protein MESDNKIIGWSTGEMAQKVAMDIHDGAYVNLGIGIPEMVAGFIPEGREVIYHTENGLLGMGKVAEVGSEDPELVNAGKKYVTAIPGAAYFHHADSFAMIRGGHIDICVLGAYQVSEEGDLANWSTENPDAIPAVGGAMDLVAGVKTIFVITKHTTKTGEPKIVKQCTYALTGKNVVSRIYTNYAVIDVRDKQLYVRELAPGVSFEFLQKHTEATLHEE, from the coding sequence ATGGAATCAGACAATAAAATAATAGGATGGAGCACTGGCGAAATGGCACAAAAAGTTGCCATGGATATTCATGATGGTGCGTATGTAAATCTTGGAATTGGCATTCCTGAAATGGTTGCCGGTTTTATTCCTGAAGGGCGTGAAGTCATCTATCACACAGAAAACGGATTGCTTGGAATGGGAAAGGTTGCTGAGGTCGGGAGTGAAGATCCGGAGTTGGTAAATGCCGGAAAAAAATATGTCACTGCCATTCCCGGAGCGGCGTATTTTCATCATGCCGATAGCTTTGCAATGATACGTGGCGGACATATCGATATTTGTGTGTTGGGTGCTTACCAGGTTTCGGAAGAAGGCGATCTGGCCAATTGGTCAACCGAAAATCCAGATGCTATTCCCGCTGTGGGCGGAGCCATGGATTTGGTGGCCGGTGTGAAAACCATTTTCGTTATTACAAAACACACCACCAAAACCGGCGAACCGAAAATTGTAAAACAGTGCACTTATGCTTTAACGGGGAAAAATGTGGTGAGTCGCATCTACACCAATTACGCGGTAATCGATGTTAGAGACAAACAGCTATATGTGAGGGAACTGGCTCCCGGAGTCAGTTTCGAGTTTTTACAAAAACATACCGAAGCAACATTGCATGAGGAATAA
- a CDS encoding aspartate aminotransferase family protein, with the protein MAKKENSEEIYNKARQVISGGVSRNTVFRMPYPNYANSASGCYITDIDGTVRTDFANNMAALIHGHSFPPIVDAVIEQLKKGTAYTLASEIEVAFATHLIERVQSFERIRFMNSGTEAVMAMIKASRAFTGRPKIAKAEGAYHGTYDFAEVSQMADPSNWGKEDQPSSVALAHGTPPCVTKDVVIYPYNNIERTLNILDKHAADIACVIVDPVPHRVGLVPGNNDFIEALYSWTRKNEALLVFDEVVTFRVNYGGVQENYSVKPDLTSLGKIIGGGFPVGAVAGRADVMQVFDPHEKNLLLPYSGTFSANPITMTAGYQAMKYYDSEAVIRINLLADVAIKQIREAIKLADVPVAVTGAGSMFRMHLRLDPPSTYREAYLDKDGKKLVNELLDYMYYKENTLMINTFSCMLSTVMTQKEIDQLTEGLHRAFTAFKSRIEKLNKI; encoded by the coding sequence ATGGCTAAAAAAGAAAATAGCGAAGAAATCTATAATAAGGCACGCCAGGTAATAAGTGGCGGTGTAAGCCGGAATACCGTTTTCCGGATGCCTTATCCGAATTATGCCAACAGTGCGTCGGGCTGTTACATTACTGATATCGATGGCACAGTGCGCACCGATTTTGCCAATAACATGGCAGCATTGATTCATGGTCATTCCTTTCCGCCAATTGTCGATGCGGTTATTGAACAGCTAAAAAAAGGAACAGCTTACACACTTGCTTCCGAAATTGAAGTTGCTTTTGCCACTCACCTGATCGAACGTGTGCAGAGTTTCGAGCGTATTCGTTTTATGAATTCAGGTACCGAGGCGGTGATGGCGATGATAAAAGCGTCGAGGGCATTTACCGGCCGACCAAAAATTGCAAAAGCTGAAGGCGCTTATCATGGTACTTACGATTTTGCTGAAGTCAGCCAGATGGCAGATCCGTCAAACTGGGGCAAAGAAGATCAGCCGAGCAGTGTTGCGCTTGCACATGGAACACCGCCATGTGTAACCAAGGATGTGGTCATTTATCCGTACAACAATATTGAGCGAACGCTGAATATTTTGGATAAACATGCCGCAGATATTGCCTGTGTTATTGTCGATCCGGTTCCTCACCGCGTAGGTTTGGTTCCGGGTAACAATGATTTTATAGAAGCACTTTACAGCTGGACGCGGAAAAATGAAGCTTTACTGGTGTTTGATGAGGTGGTAACGTTTCGTGTGAATTACGGTGGAGTTCAGGAAAATTATAGCGTGAAACCGGATCTTACTTCGCTTGGGAAGATAATCGGTGGCGGATTTCCTGTCGGTGCTGTGGCCGGAAGAGCCGATGTGATGCAGGTTTTTGATCCTCATGAAAAAAATCTTCTGTTACCGTACTCCGGAACATTTTCCGCTAATCCGATTACAATGACTGCCGGTTACCAGGCCATGAAGTATTATGATTCGGAAGCTGTTATCCGGATAAACTTACTTGCGGATGTGGCGATTAAGCAGATTCGGGAAGCCATAAAACTTGCCGATGTTCCTGTCGCTGTAACGGGCGCTGGTTCAATGTTTCGAATGCACCTTCGTCTTGATCCGCCATCAACATATCGCGAGGCTTACCTCGATAAAGACGGTAAAAAGCTGGTTAATGAATTGCTGGATTACATGTATTACAAAGAAAATACACTGATGATCAACACCTTTTCGTGTATGCTTTCAACAGTAATGACACAAAAGGAAATTGATCAACTCACGGAAGGATTGCACAGAGCTTTTACGGCATTTAAATCAAGAATAGAAAAACTAAACAAAATATGA